Proteins co-encoded in one Sporosarcina sp. FSL K6-1522 genomic window:
- a CDS encoding S-adenosyl-l-methionine hydroxide adenosyltransferase family protein — protein MTTGLLVFQSDFGKSDGAVSAMHGVANSVQRGIPIYEITHQIPQYNIWEASYRLLQAIGYWPKDTVFVSIVDPGVGSERRGIVAKTVNDHYIITPDNGTLTHVAQFIGICEVREIDESVNRLPNSGESHTFHGRDIFAYTGARLAADVIQFEEVGPILDTAKVITLPLKLSKIVDEVITGTVDIIDRPFGNLWTNISRTQFKEIAQQHGDSFEVAITTDGRTIYNNIMTFGRSFADLHIGEPLIYVNSLDNIGIAINQGSFADAYRVGTGTNWEVTIRKAPRIVYE, from the coding sequence ATGACAACAGGTTTATTAGTGTTTCAATCGGATTTTGGGAAGAGTGACGGGGCAGTTAGTGCGATGCACGGGGTAGCAAACTCTGTTCAACGTGGAATTCCTATTTATGAAATTACCCATCAGATTCCTCAATATAATATTTGGGAAGCTTCTTATCGTCTATTGCAAGCCATTGGTTACTGGCCAAAGGACACGGTTTTTGTTTCCATTGTCGATCCAGGTGTAGGTTCGGAGCGACGTGGCATTGTTGCGAAAACCGTCAACGACCACTATATCATTACACCGGACAATGGTACGTTAACACATGTGGCACAATTCATCGGCATTTGCGAAGTCCGTGAAATTGATGAGTCTGTCAACCGCCTTCCGAACTCTGGAGAATCGCATACATTCCACGGACGCGATATTTTCGCCTATACAGGTGCACGACTTGCTGCCGATGTGATCCAATTTGAAGAAGTCGGCCCCATTCTAGATACAGCGAAGGTCATTACATTGCCATTGAAGCTCTCAAAAATTGTTGATGAAGTAATCACAGGCACAGTCGACATTATCGACCGACCTTTCGGCAATCTGTGGACGAATATTAGCCGAACCCAGTTTAAAGAAATCGCACAGCAGCATGGGGATTCCTTCGAGGTAGCCATCACGACAGATGGCCGCACAATCTACAATAACATCATGACATTCGGCCGATCCTTTGCAGATTTACACATCGGCGAACCGCTTATCTATGTAAATTCCCTCGACAACATCGGCATCGCCATTAACCAAGGCTCATTCGCAGATGCTTATCGAGTCGGTACGGGGACCAATTGGGAAGTGACAATTCGCAAAGCACCTAGAATTGTTTATGAATGA
- a CDS encoding Xaa-Pro peptidase family protein, which yields MKTRQRMEHLRQYMDERDIHLSIIWNPDNQYYVTDFRAISYSRAILTVIDQQEVQLIIPKLEESHATERAEVDRIHVYYEQYEHRHLTLSYVDFLSNILSKLPKSANIGVEMALLPADVFQYLQQSGFTLTDIGNRLVQMRSIKDDYEIGCLKVAGALSDIAIKESLSNVRIGLSELEFDSYGDRALLEVASQQYADELIGYEDWTCSGIERSEMPHLYSSTRKFMDGDVVVHSRQVWYNNYRAENERTFLIGNVTEQQKDLLRLAIEAQQVGMEMIRPGIAAKEVDIATFNVFKRAGYADFVQHRVGHGLGLSEHEEPYLRFDNELILEKGMVYTIEPGLYVPGVGGFRHSDTVILTERGSMSITEHPRAFDDMHFVFS from the coding sequence ATGAAAACGCGCCAAAGAATGGAGCATTTGCGGCAGTATATGGATGAACGAGACATTCACTTGTCTATTATTTGGAATCCAGACAATCAGTACTATGTAACGGATTTTCGAGCGATATCGTATTCTAGGGCAATACTAACAGTAATTGACCAGCAAGAAGTACAGTTAATCATCCCAAAGCTAGAAGAATCGCATGCGACAGAACGAGCAGAAGTGGATAGGATACATGTTTACTATGAGCAATATGAACATCGTCATTTAACGTTATCGTATGTGGACTTTTTATCAAATATTTTGAGTAAACTACCTAAATCGGCGAATATAGGGGTAGAAATGGCATTATTGCCTGCAGATGTGTTTCAATATTTGCAACAAAGCGGCTTTACATTAACGGATATTGGAAATCGATTGGTTCAAATGCGCTCTATAAAAGATGATTACGAGATTGGGTGTTTGAAAGTTGCAGGAGCGTTATCAGATATTGCAATAAAGGAATCACTTTCTAATGTTCGTATAGGATTAAGTGAATTGGAGTTTGATTCATATGGAGATCGAGCTTTGCTTGAAGTTGCGTCACAGCAATATGCCGATGAATTGATTGGTTATGAAGATTGGACATGCTCGGGTATTGAACGAAGTGAAATGCCGCATCTGTATTCAAGTACCCGAAAATTTATGGATGGGGATGTCGTTGTACATAGTAGGCAAGTTTGGTATAACAACTACCGTGCGGAAAACGAACGAACATTTTTAATCGGAAATGTTACGGAACAACAGAAAGATTTGCTGAGGCTTGCGATTGAGGCTCAGCAAGTTGGGATGGAAATGATTCGTCCAGGTATTGCGGCTAAAGAAGTGGATATTGCAACCTTTAATGTTTTTAAACGGGCAGGCTATGCAGATTTTGTTCAGCATAGAGTAGGCCATGGATTGGGATTATCAGAACATGAAGAACCTTATTTACGTTTTGATAATGAATTAATTTTGGAGAAAGGGATGGTGTACACAATTGAGCCTGGTTTGTATGTGCCAGGTGTTGGTGGATTTCGCCATTCAGATACAGTGATTTTAACAGAACGAGGTAGTATGTCGATTACAGAGCATCCAAGGGCATTTGATGACATGCATTTTGTTTTTTCCTAA
- a CDS encoding metal ABC transporter ATP-binding protein: MKNAITVSNLHVSYYGKEVLHDIGFTIPQGRSVGIIGPNGAGKSTLLKAMLNLIPKDSGEIGILGSTLKEVRKRIAYVPQRSAIDWDFPIRVKETVLIGTYPSVSLLKRPGRKEKEWALKCLEKVDMLDYQDRQIGELSGGQQQRVFLARALAQRTDIFLLDEPFVGIDVASEEVIVRILKELRDEGKTIIVVHHDLSKAEKYFDELLLLNKELISSGAVKDVFTPRNIAKAYGGQLSFLEEMVMPT; encoded by the coding sequence ATGAAAAACGCAATTACTGTTTCGAATTTACATGTATCGTATTACGGAAAAGAAGTGTTACATGATATAGGATTTACAATTCCCCAGGGGAGGTCTGTTGGAATTATCGGTCCGAATGGGGCAGGGAAATCGACTTTGTTGAAAGCGATGTTGAACTTGATTCCAAAAGACTCGGGTGAAATCGGTATACTTGGTTCGACGTTGAAAGAAGTGCGTAAACGGATTGCTTACGTTCCACAACGGAGTGCGATTGACTGGGATTTTCCAATTAGGGTGAAAGAAACTGTGCTGATTGGTACGTATCCATCTGTTAGTCTACTGAAAAGACCGGGGAGGAAAGAAAAAGAATGGGCGCTGAAATGTCTGGAGAAGGTAGATATGTTGGACTATCAAGATAGACAAATTGGCGAATTATCAGGGGGGCAGCAACAAAGGGTTTTCTTAGCCCGAGCACTCGCCCAGCGAACGGATATATTTCTTCTGGATGAACCGTTTGTTGGTATTGATGTGGCAAGTGAAGAAGTGATTGTGAGGATTTTAAAAGAGCTACGGGATGAAGGGAAGACAATCATTGTTGTTCACCATGATTTGAGCAAAGCGGAAAAATATTTTGATGAGTTACTGCTGTTAAATAAGGAACTCATATCAAGTGGCGCTGTGAAAGACGTGTTTACTCCGCGAAATATTGCTAAAGCGTATGGCGGACAATTATCATTTTTAGAAGAAATGGTGATGCCGACATGA
- a CDS encoding nucleotide excision repair endonuclease has translation MINITVPNPDITIVQRKQEMGPGVAPIKPIYGFIDLHEIPRDKGGIILFYNNKDELLFAGKARKLRQRVKKHFEDTVSPIKDHRNEVKQISVIIVEDPMEREIYETYIINTQRAKYNVDKVFFE, from the coding sequence ATGATTAACATTACAGTACCAAATCCAGATATTACAATCGTACAACGTAAACAGGAAATGGGTCCAGGTGTTGCGCCGATTAAACCGATTTATGGCTTTATTGATTTACATGAAATTCCACGTGATAAAGGCGGCATCATTCTGTTTTATAACAATAAAGATGAGTTGCTATTTGCAGGGAAAGCGCGTAAATTACGCCAACGTGTGAAAAAGCATTTTGAAGATACGGTGTCACCAATTAAAGATCATCGTAATGAAGTAAAGCAAATTTCTGTGATCATTGTTGAAGACCCAATGGAACGTGAAATTTATGAAACGTATATCATTAATACACAACGTGCGAAATATAACGTTGATAAAGTATTTTTCGAGTGA
- a CDS encoding YkvA family protein, translated as MKNKQQDYENKLKNFDPDSTIHETDDHYSDEKFWDKVKKYGKQVGKQTVYYSLLLFYTAKSPTVPKSSKMIVVGALSYLIFPVDLIPDFIPAVGLVDDASVIAAAVFKIVQHIDDDVKQQAKQQLVKLFGDDGGYDDIDEKLMS; from the coding sequence ATGAAAAACAAACAACAGGATTATGAAAATAAATTAAAGAATTTCGATCCAGATTCTACTATACATGAGACGGACGATCATTATTCAGATGAGAAATTTTGGGACAAGGTCAAAAAATACGGTAAGCAAGTAGGTAAGCAAACGGTTTACTACAGTTTGCTCCTATTTTATACAGCGAAAAGTCCAACGGTACCGAAATCATCCAAAATGATTGTTGTAGGTGCATTAAGTTACCTCATTTTCCCGGTCGATCTCATACCGGACTTTATCCCAGCAGTTGGTTTAGTCGACGATGCGAGCGTCATTGCGGCTGCCGTTTTTAAAATCGTTCAGCATATTGATGATGATGTGAAACAACAAGCAAAGCAACAATTGGTGAAGCTGTTTGGAGATGATGGTGGTTATGACGATATTGATGAGAAGTTGATGAGCTAA
- a CDS encoding metal ABC transporter permease: MNFINAVMEYGFLQKALLTSVMVGVICGIIGCFIILRGMALMGDAISHAVLPGVAISYMLGINFFIGAVMTGLLTAIGIGFISQNSRVKNDSSIGIVFTAAFALGILLITALKSSSDLYHILFGNVLAVRPSDMWTTLIIGIIVLISVYLFYKELLVSSFDPIMAEAYGLPTKLIHYFLMTLLTLVTVASLQTVGIILVVAMLITPASTAYLLTDRLSIMIGLSALFGVISAIGGLYLSFTYNLASGATIVLVATTLFILSLLLSPKQGILLRMIRQKKKKAVTV, encoded by the coding sequence ATTAATTTTATAAACGCAGTTATGGAGTATGGTTTTTTACAAAAAGCTTTGCTTACATCTGTGATGGTCGGCGTGATTTGTGGCATAATTGGTTGTTTTATCATATTACGTGGAATGGCATTGATGGGAGATGCTATTTCTCATGCCGTGTTACCAGGTGTGGCGATTTCGTATATGTTAGGCATTAACTTTTTCATAGGGGCGGTAATGACAGGGCTTTTGACTGCTATCGGGATAGGTTTCATAAGTCAAAATAGCCGGGTGAAAAACGATTCTTCAATTGGAATTGTTTTTACGGCAGCTTTTGCTTTGGGAATACTCCTGATTACAGCATTGAAAAGCAGTTCCGACTTATATCATATTTTGTTTGGAAATGTATTGGCGGTAAGGCCTTCAGATATGTGGACGACACTCATTATAGGCATCATCGTCTTGATTAGTGTGTATCTGTTCTATAAAGAATTGTTAGTCAGTTCTTTTGATCCGATTATGGCAGAAGCTTATGGCTTGCCGACCAAGCTGATTCATTACTTTCTCATGACGTTGTTGACGCTTGTGACAGTGGCATCGTTACAGACGGTCGGTATTATCCTCGTTGTTGCAATGCTCATCACACCAGCTTCAACGGCATACTTACTGACAGATCGGTTATCAATCATGATTGGCTTGTCAGCATTATTTGGAGTGATTTCTGCAATAGGTGGGTTGTATTTAAGCTTCACTTATAATCTTGCATCAGGTGCAACTATCGTTCTCGTGGCGACAACGTTGTTTATCCTATCATTATTACTTTCACCGAAACAAGGGATTTTACTGCGAATGATTCGACAGAAAAAGAAAAAAGCTGTTACTGTTTAA
- a CDS encoding DUF2179 domain-containing protein — translation MILTIIGINLVYVSLFTLRVLFTFKGMRIIASFVSMAEVFIYLMGLTLVLDNLDNPINIAAYCFGWGLGVYVGSRIEKKLALGYTVFEVVVNDLDTEICRYLREKNYGVTSWLADGKDGKRLVMKVLAKRKDEQKLRRTILETAPKAFIISYEPTTFNGGFLAKHLR, via the coding sequence ATGATTTTAACTATCATTGGCATTAACTTAGTTTACGTTTCTTTATTTACATTGCGTGTGTTATTCACATTTAAAGGGATGCGTATTATAGCGTCTTTTGTATCAATGGCAGAGGTGTTTATTTATTTAATGGGATTGACCTTAGTGCTTGATAATCTTGATAATCCTATTAATATTGCAGCCTATTGTTTTGGCTGGGGATTAGGTGTCTATGTTGGAAGTCGCATTGAGAAGAAATTAGCATTAGGCTATACTGTGTTTGAAGTTGTTGTAAATGATCTAGATACCGAGATTTGTCGTTATTTGAGGGAAAAGAATTACGGAGTTACCTCATGGCTTGCGGATGGAAAAGATGGGAAGCGCCTTGTAATGAAAGTGTTAGCAAAACGGAAAGACGAACAAAAACTGCGACGCACTATTTTGGAAACTGCACCAAAAGCTTTTATTATTTCTTATGAACCGACTACTTTCAATGGCGGATTTTTAGCGAAGCATTTGCGATAA
- a CDS encoding DUF3298 domain-containing protein: MSFIVTSIPFFFHRYVHKINDTTKNERMLMFELPVSIVTKKLPHASPKVTVYYPVVVHLPNAHVQSTINHAIVTTLNKLLIERDYYEPGLVELIAYYELKTNQRGLLSLNLIVYSFTGGAHGMTSINSLTFDTKTGKQYTLKELFKTGSDYEKKISNIIRQRIKDWDVVLLDPPFKEIRSDQDFYIADTSLVIYFQLYEISPYSSGFPYFPIPILDLADIIEPNGPLDRMMAFT; the protein is encoded by the coding sequence ATGTCATTCATTGTCACATCCATTCCCTTCTTTTTTCACCGCTATGTACATAAAATCAATGACACCACCAAGAATGAAAGGATGTTAATGTTCGAGCTTCCTGTGTCCATCGTGACAAAGAAATTACCTCATGCCTCACCAAAGGTAACGGTCTATTATCCCGTCGTTGTCCATTTACCAAATGCCCATGTGCAAAGCACCATCAACCATGCCATTGTCACAACACTAAATAAGCTACTAATTGAACGTGATTACTACGAACCAGGCCTCGTTGAACTCATCGCTTATTATGAATTAAAGACCAACCAACGGGGTCTGCTCAGTTTAAACCTGATTGTCTATTCATTTACTGGCGGAGCACACGGTATGACAAGCATTAACTCGCTAACATTTGATACAAAAACCGGCAAACAGTACACCTTGAAAGAGTTATTCAAAACGGGGAGTGACTACGAGAAGAAGATATCGAATATCATTCGCCAGCGCATTAAAGATTGGGATGTCGTCTTACTTGATCCCCCTTTCAAAGAAATCCGTAGCGATCAAGATTTTTATATCGCCGATACCTCCCTCGTCATCTACTTTCAGCTTTATGAAATTTCTCCTTATTCATCCGGGTTCCCGTATTTCCCGATCCCGATCTTGGACCTCGCAGATATTATTGAACCCAATGGTCCGCTTGATCGGATGATGGCATTTACTTAA